A window of Metabacillus sp. B2-18 contains these coding sequences:
- a CDS encoding spore coat protein — translation MTTRWSALDDCKCKHEDTTQDAVQVNETIQASEEYIFIKDSCNIEVTSTDTQVAVSLQAAIQVAIALVINLTIADSNRAEQVTQQLLQSSVIKQANKQKLIIENSRDVKITTTDTDVAISLQVLIQILLALLVQIDIL, via the coding sequence ATGACAACTAGATGGTCTGCATTAGATGACTGCAAATGCAAACACGAAGATACAACACAAGATGCTGTTCAAGTGAACGAAACCATTCAAGCTTCAGAAGAATATATTTTCATTAAAGACTCTTGCAATATTGAAGTGACTTCAACTGACACTCAGGTTGCTGTTTCTTTACAAGCTGCAATTCAAGTAGCAATTGCCTTGGTTATTAATCTAACAATTGCTGATAGCAACCGTGCTGAGCAAGTAACTCAACAATTGCTACAAAGCTCTGTTATTAAGCAAGCAAACAAACAAAAACTCATTATTGAAAACTCTCGCGATGTAAAAATCACAACAACTGATACAGATGTTGCAATTTCTCTCCAGGTTCTTATTCAAATTTTACTAGCATTGCTAGTACAAATTGACATCCTTTAA
- a CDS encoding DUF1360 domain-containing protein — protein MTTWLQFIILAFAAFRLTRLIVFDKITAFIRNPFHREVEEMNDNGEYEVYIEIKGSGLRAWIGELLSCYWCTGVWCTGFLYGIWWIWPQGAEPLLMILAVAGVAGIIESIVSRIVD, from the coding sequence ATGACAACCTGGCTACAATTCATCATCTTGGCTTTTGCAGCTTTTCGACTAACTAGATTAATTGTGTTTGACAAAATTACTGCTTTTATTCGTAATCCTTTCCATCGTGAAGTTGAAGAGATGAATGATAATGGTGAATATGAGGTTTATATTGAAATAAAAGGATCAGGATTACGGGCGTGGATTGGGGAGCTTTTAAGTTGTTATTGGTGCACAGGTGTTTGGTGTACGGGATTTTTATACGGAATTTGGTGGATTTGGCCTCAAGGAGCAGAGCCACTCCTAATGATTTTAGCCGTTGCTGGAGTTGCGGGAATTATTGAATCAATTGTCAGTAGAATAGTAGATTAG